The DNA segment AGAATGAGGAAGACTAAAAATCTAAACAATAAAATGTGCTTGTTCTATGCATACTGGGTTAGTTCCCAATATCTCTGCCGTGTTGTCAAAGATATTATCATCATCTTTCTTTAGGCAATGTTGCCCTCATTGCTTCCTGCAGTAATTCTTAGATTTTTTTCTGCTTATTTATGTTCCTCAAAGGTGAAAGCCATTAATCCACAACCACATGGTGACAGCGTAAGTCCCAAAAATAAGACAACATATCATAAAGAAAAGATTTTCCCAGTATTTAGTTAAAACATGTCTGCTTCCACACATGATGGACATGTCGAGAAGGTTCTAGAGGTTATCTAATTTCACATTGGAATCACTTGGAGTTAAGGCCTTTTGTTTGATATGATCTCATTTTAATCATCTAAATTGCACAAATCAACAACAGTTTCTACTGTCAATAATTTGTATTGTCAAAGGATTTATGAGAGTGGAGGGTCAGCTAACTAATTGGTTAGTTCTAATATTTGGGTAATTTTAGTTCTGACCTTTTGCCAATTGTTGGTCTAAGCTGGACTCTTGCCTCAGCCCATAATCTCAATTCAGTAATATGTTTACTCAATTTTGTAGGAAGAGAAAGCCATTAAACGGGGAATTCTTCCATTACTCCAACGTGCTACTTTGGTTCAAACTTTTGGACAGCGGAATCATGTATGCTTGAATGAGGGTTCAATTATAATTCCTCCATATGCTCCCCCAAAAAAAATGCAGGCCCGCCAGATTCCCCCAGACACTCCGCGATCCATCTTTGTCTACTTCCGTGGTTTGTTTTATGATGTAAATAATGATCCAGAAGGTGGTTATTATGCAAGGTATGTTCACACTGACTGAACTTGTGAAATTAGTTTAATAAAGATGTTAGTAGGACTAACCTGCTTTAATTCCATGCCCAGATGACTCTTTGCATGGATAAAACCCCAAAGATTCAATTATTTTTTCTGAAATACAGTTGAAATTTTAGAAATTACGGTAATTAAGTGGCCATTAACTGTTACAGAGCCAAAAGGAAGGAGATCTTTTGATGGAGTTGATCGGAACCAATGACCAATACTGAAATTTAGCTTAATTAGGAATTGATTAATTTGAGTTGAACCAAAGCCAAATCTCTGAAAATTTTGATTAGTCAACTTCTGTGGCTCTAGCGTCTCAGCTTTGCCCTTGTTTTGGACTTGTGAACTTGAAAAGATTTTCTTGACCTCCTCCTTGAGTTGTGTATTTTTTGTAGCAGTTGTCATTAGTCACTCATTCCTAATCCTTTTGTTCAACTGACAGAGGTGCAAGGGCAGCTGTTTGGGAGAATTTCAAGAACAATGCTCTCTTTGACATCTCGACTGAACATCCAACCACATATTATGAAGACATGCAACGAGCTATATTCTGCCTGTGCCCACTTGGTTGGGCCCCATGGAGTCCAAGATTAGTTGAAGCAGTGGTGTTTGGCTGCATTCCTGTGATCATAGCAGATGACATTGTTTTACCCTTTGCAGATGCTATCCCATGGGAGGACATAGGAGTATTTGTGGCAGAAGAAGATGTCCCTAACTTGGATATAATCCTAACATCTATACCAACAGATGTGATTTTAAGAAAGCAGAGGCTTCTTGCAAATCCTTCAATGAAACGAGCAATGCAATTCCCACAACCTGCACAATCAGGAGATGCTTTCCACCAAATACTGAATGGGCTAGCTCGCAAATTGCCCCATGACAATAAGATTTTCCTGAAGCCTGGTGAAAAGGTTTTGAATTGGACAGCAGGACCTGTAGGAGACTTGAAACCTTGGTAAGTGTAAGTTTTGTAATGGCAGCATATACTGTTTCTGCAAATACGTTTAGTTGTATTGAGCTGACAAAGGCTTCGGCCTACCCCAAAATTTGTAAACTTCTCTTTGAAATTTGTTCCTGTAGAGATGCTTTACCTTCTTATTTTGTACatctgaattttccaaattatatATAGTTGACGCGCCAAAGTACCTTCGTTTTTTAATTTCATATAGAATCGCAAACCTGTACCTCATTACAGTATGTGAAACAAAAATTCCTTTGAAGTTGGTTCATTTATATtatatcaagaaaaaaaaaagttggttCATTTATATATAGGCCTGTTTATAAATTTATGAGTCAActcatttatatattaatttttgtatatttaaattataaataacataattataaaattagatgtacaattaaaatatataattatataaaatataaacaatTTATGaccattataattttattaacatACCATTATAAATCCTTCAAAAAATACATTaccattataattattaatttaattattacttCATCCTAAAATAATAGTTCATCTTTCCTTTTCTGCTATCCTAAAACAATAGTCTGATTTTTTGCTTTtaaaaatggtttttttttttataaaaattttcccATAATATActcatataaattttcatatatataattagtgttatttgtttcataaaaaataattcatacataaaaaaatattttttattctttagttatattattaaattaatgatatctgTATTATCTCATATATTAtgtataagattattaaaatttataaaataattttcttttttagaaaaaaaaaatattttctatgttCTAAGTGttcaaatacttaaaaaaaaattttcagtaatttaaattaatttaaataaaataattaattaatataatgattataaacgTTGAGACGTTCTCTacttacgacgcgctaca comes from the Hevea brasiliensis isolate MT/VB/25A 57/8 chromosome 5, ASM3005281v1, whole genome shotgun sequence genome and includes:
- the LOC110664911 gene encoding probable beta-1,4-xylosyltransferase IRX10 is translated as MRVSMWVLVLLFIFGFNHRIFAHQRPRTERISGSAGDVLEDDPVGRLKVYVYELPSKYNKKLLQKDPRCLTYMFAAEIFIHRFLLSSPVRTLNPDEADWFYTPIYTTCDLTPTGMPLPFKSPRMMRSAIQLISTNWPYWNRTDGADHFFVVPHDFGACFHYQEEKAIKRGILPLLQRATLVQTFGQRNHVCLNEGSIIIPPYAPPKKMQARQIPPDTPRSIFVYFRGLFYDVNNDPEGGYYARGARAAVWENFKNNALFDISTEHPTTYYEDMQRAIFCLCPLGWAPWSPRLVEAVVFGCIPVIIADDIVLPFADAIPWEDIGVFVAEEDVPNLDIILTSIPTDVILRKQRLLANPSMKRAMQFPQPAQSGDAFHQILNGLARKLPHDNKIFLKPGEKVLNWTAGPVGDLKPW